TTCAAGGTCGTTAAATAAAAAATCTTGTTGGAAAGTAATGGCAGCTTTTAAAAATTCTTTGTAAAGTAGTTGTGTATTACCATATGAAGTATTTTGCTTAATAGGAACAAAATAGTTCTCCAGGTCCATTGATACAGTTTCACCCAAAGATTTAAAATTTATTTTTGTTCCAACAAATTCTCCCCCATAAGCAGCTATAGTTTTGAAATCTTTTTTTTCATCAATAGCAAATTCATAGTTTGAACTTTTTATTTGTTTTTCTAAGGCACTACCTTTTAGGTTGTCTATTAAATTAAAATGATTAATCGGCTCAGAAACAGTGATATTTGAATTTGAATTAATTTTTTTCATAACACTTTCTGGTATCTGATGATCAACTCATTTTTGATCTGTAGAGGTTAATTTATCGATAAAAGACTCAGTAGCTCCTTCTTCTTTTTTCATCACTGGGCCCATTAATTCTTCCCATCACTCGGGATGGACGTAATCATAATCGACTTCTCAGCTTGTGGGTTTTGATGGTGACCAATCTGGATCAAAATCATCTTGACGTTCTAAATTATATTTAAATTTTGAATTTGCAATTGAACCCACCTGAGCAGTTGAATTATTAACTTTTAATTTTGCTGTTTCAAGGTCTACACTATACTTTGGATTATCATTTGCAGATTTAATAACGTCCCCTACTTGTTTTTTTAATTCTTCATCGACATCCATTTCTTTTGCATTAATCTCTAGATCGCCAGAATCAGAAATGAAAGTAAAATCATTTGCAGATTGTGATAGTTTTGTTTTGATATTTTTATTTAATTCTGTTAAGTCTGAAGCAACATCTTCTTCTGAAACAATATTTATGATTCCTTGATAATCGGCTGTGTAGCTTGCATATTCATCGTTATTTCCAGTTAAAACTTCGTAGGTTCCAGTTCAAGTGAAATAAACCGATACTAATGCACTTTGCTGAGTAATGATTTTCAGATTATTAAGTTCAAACTTTTGAAAAAATTTCCCACTATTTTTTATAATCGGTTTGTAATTGATATCAGAGATAATGCTTTCACTAATTTCGCTGTTCAGTTTTTCGTAATTAATTATTTCGTTCAAATCGTTTTTAATATTTTTAAAAAAATCAGAGTTTTGGTCTTTTAAATCGGGATTTTCATCCTGATTTGCTAAATTCTCAAAGCTAATGAAGTCAAAAACAGAGAGCGCTTGATCTTCAGTGACTATTTTGTGATTTAAAAAATCCTCTTCCAAATTTCTGTTATAAATTTCTTGAACTTGGGATACTAAATCATTGGTTAATTCCTGATAATCAAATTCATCTTCAATAATTCTTTGCTTCTTGTTACACGAAACAACAGTTAATGGCGCTGTTATAGAAATGGAAATAACGCTCAAAATAGATAATAGTTTTTTCATTTTTTAGTCCTCTTTCAGAATTCCCACACTATTTATTTTATGGAAAATTATAATTTTAATAGTAAAATTTTACTTTTTAGTTGATTATTTGTCGAAGGTTTTAATTATTTAACTTTGGCGCTTAATCTATTAGACAAGTATTTTTAATTTACATATTAATTATATATAAATAAGCGAATAATTCAAGGTAAAATATGGATAATCTGAGTTAAAATACATCTAATTGAGAATGATTGACACACTTATTTGCCTTGTTTATTAAGGAATAACTCTTTGATAATGTCTTTGATTAATTTTTTAAAAAACAAAATTTGAAAAAATTACCAATTTAAAAAATTTTTAGAAAAATCAACACATTTTTCGATAATGGTTTATTATCAGAGTAAGGTTTTGAACAAAGAGAAAAGTACTCTACCTCTTGATTTAAAGTATGACTGATATTATGTTAAATCCCTATTATTTAAAAGATGCTTTAGATCTTGCAAGAATATTAATTTATTACTCCCGCTAAAATTATAAATTTAATTTTATTGCAAATATTTTTATTGTCAAATAGGAATTGGAGGAGGTAAAATATGAACTGAAAAACTGAAAAATACTTGCTAGATAACGGGGACACTAAAATGATTAGTGAGCTGACTGGCGAAAAAGGATTGGTATTATTCTTTTACCCAGTTGCAAATGCAGATCATTGTTCTATGGAATTGAAAGCTTATGAAAAAAATGCCATGGCTATAAATAACAAAGGGTATAAAATTGTGGGAACATCAAGAGATGATAAAATGGCGCAAGAAATATTTGCAAAAACTTGCAATATAAACTATGCATTAATAAGCGATACTGATTTAACCCTACATAATGAATTCAAAGTGCTCACTAGTACTGAACCCGCTGAAGAAGACAGATCAACTTTTATTTTAGATAAAGACCTGAATATATTACACGAATTTAGAAGTGTTGACACTACTAAACATATTGATGAAGTCTTAATGAAGTTATAATAAAAAAATAAAAAGCCCTTTAACATTAAATAGTTAAAGGGCTTTTTTAAATTGATTTCAAGATTAGTTTATCATGGTTTAAATTTAACTATCTTGAAAACTTATAACGATAAGGGAAGTAGCAAATTCCTAAAATTGTGATGCTTAAAATTGCATA
This Spiroplasma endosymbiont of Panorpa germanica DNA region includes the following protein-coding sequences:
- a CDS encoding Vmc-like lipoprotein signal peptide domain-containing protein encodes the protein MKKLLSILSVISISITAPLTVVSCNKKQRIIEDEFDYQELTNDLVSQVQEIYNRNLEEDFLNHKIVTEDQALSVFDFISFENLANQDENPDLKDQNSDFFKNIKNDLNEIINYEKLNSEISESIISDINYKPIIKNSGKFFQKFELNNLKIITQQSALVSVYFTWTGTYEVLTGNNDEYASYTADYQGIINIVSEEDVASDLTELNKNIKTKLSQSANDFTFISDSGDLEINAKEMDVDEELKKQVGDVIKSANDNPKYSVDLETAKLKVNNSTAQVGSIANSKFKYNLERQDDFDPDWSPSKPTSWEVDYDYVHPEWWEELMGPVMKKEEGATESFIDKLTSTDQKWVDHQIPESVMKKINSNSNITVSEPINHFNLIDNLKGSALEKQIKSSNYEFAIDEKKDFKTIAAYGGEFVGTKINFKSLGETVSMDLENYFVPIKQNTSYGNTQLLYKEFLKAAITFQQDFLFNDLEGYLKDFYLGDEKPRDIKWSEYNNRHHFVVLDVPDDLRTFMAKKYKEDSPLFYSEIMSQLIEYKLFSESQDVRKFNLSSDFTSGSSDSYTKYSLIFSYGDRLQRRYIVKNNNFDLISRADTINLRAPTYAPELRTYFFSNGLKSKSKQTYFSFGKRSDLEYLSWDEKVWKVNDRKMMFNFNPYDYLD
- a CDS encoding peroxiredoxin — protein: MNWKTEKYLLDNGDTKMISELTGEKGLVLFFYPVANADHCSMELKAYEKNAMAINNKGYKIVGTSRDDKMAQEIFAKTCNINYALISDTDLTLHNEFKVLTSTEPAEEDRSTFILDKDLNILHEFRSVDTTKHIDEVLMKL